The sequence TGATATTGCATTTTGCTACATTCGTATGCTATCAAATTGCTTGATATTTACTTACGACTCTCAAAATTTTGAGTATGATTATCAATGAGTATTTGTATGCCATGTTCATTCATCCACTGGAGCTATTGTCTAGATTTCTTAAAATCTATTACTTGATTTAACACTAATTCTGTCCAGGGGGAACTTGAGTCTGTCAGGATTGAGTATGCAAATGCACAGCTAGAATGTAATGCTGCTGATGAGCGTTCCCAAATACTGGCTTCTGAAGTCATCAGTTTGGAAGATAAGGTATTTGGCTTTGGATGTTATTTCTTAcaatcacattatatttttagaaaaaccaACATTTTTGGCTCATTTAGCTGCAAATGTGTGAAAGGACatgtttagtttagtttttggaTATTTCAGCTGTAAGATATCTGTTTCCTCTACCTTAAGATGCTTATGTACATCTGTTTAGCTTAAAATTCTTGGAACAAATATATTAGGCTCTCAGACTCAGATCTAATGAGTTAAAGCTGGAGAGGGAACTGGAGAATGCACAAGCAGAAATGTTATCTTACAAGTATGCTCTTTACTGTATTGTTATATATACCTGTAACTTTGATGGCTTTCTGGGATCTGTTTTATCAGTCTGTAACTTTGATGGCTTTCTGGGATCTGTTTTATCTTCTTACCTATAATTACTTGTCAACTTTTATAGGAAAAAATTACAGAGCCTAGAGAAAGATCGTCAAGATTTACAATCTACTATTAAAGCTCTTCAAGAAGGTATTCACATTGAAATCTATTCCTCTAAAAGTAATGTGATTGAACAATTCTGTATATATCTTATATTCTGCATCTACTGTTTCAGAGAAGAAGGTCCTACAGACTATGGTGCAGAAAGCTTCTAGTGGTGGAAAATCCACTGATCTGAGTAAAAGCTCAACTAGCCGAAAAAACGCGTCAACCTCTACAGAAGGTCTAGGTAGTGGTCTTTGCACActatttaagaaatttgaagCGTATTTTTTGGAAGTCTTAACTCATATATTTGCATCTTCGGGTTCAAGTTTAATCATTGACTTCTCACCAGTCCCATGACTCTTTGGTTTCTTGCTGCAGCAATCTCAGATACTACGCCAGAGAGTTTCAACCAGGAAACAGATTCCACTTCTCTGCTTGAAAGTAATTCATCTAATACAGCTATCGTTCCTGAAACTGGACAATTAACTCTTGAAGGTTTTTCATTGAGCGTCCCAGCTGATCAGATGAGAGTGATTCATAACATTAATACGCTGGTTGCTGAGGTAGTTTTTAtggattatttatttgttgttttcttctttattttaaaagttttctttaGCTGTGAGAATAAATACTTTTATTCTGAAGGTGCTATCATTTTCTCAAATCTAGATAATCACGTGATGATCATTTTGTTTCTACTGTTGCAGTTGGCAATTGAGAAGGAAGAACTCGTGCAAGCACTGTCATCTGAGTTATCTCGAAGTGCGCAGGTGCAGGTACATTAACATTAATTCATGGGGCTAAAAACATGTCTTCTTTGACTTCAGTAAGAGTTTCTGTCACCGTAACATCTTACATAAGTTCTCTGACTAGGCTTTCTATATGGtatagatttcttcttcttatgcttctTAGTCCTTATTTTCTCTGGGTCTTTTGTAAGTTGCATTctattgtttgtgtgtgttatCCTGGATCCCCAAgtcattaataatatttctcaTGTTTCTTAACCATAGGAGCTGAACAAAGAGTTATCCAGAAAACTTGAAGCACAGACCAAAAGGTTAGAGCTTCTAACAGCACAGAAGATGGCCATAGACAATGTTTCACCTGAAAAGCAGCAGCCGGATTCTCATGTTGTTCAANcttctttattttaaaaattttcgtTAGCTGTGAGAATAAATACTTTTATTCTGAAGGTGCTGTCATTTTCTCAAATCTAGATAATCACGTgatgattattttgtttcttctgttgcagTTGGCAATTGAGAAGGAAGAACTCGTGCAAGCACTGTCATCTGAGTTATCTCGAAGTGCGCAGGTGCAGGTACATTAACATTAATTCATGGGGCTAAAAATATGTCTTCTTTGACTTCAGTAAGAGTTTCTGTCACCATAACATCTTGCATAAGTTCTCTGACTAGGCTTTCTATATGGtatagatttcttcttcttatgcttctTAGTCCTTATTTTCTCTGGGTCTAAAGTAAGTTGCATTctattgtttgtgtgtgtaatcCTGGATCCCCAAgtcattaataatatttctcaTGTTTCTTAACCATAGGAGCTGAACAAAGAGTTATCCAGAAAACTTGAAGCACAGACCAAAAGGTTAGAGCTTCTAACAGCACAGAAGATGGCCATAGACAATGTTTCACCTGAAAAGCAGCAGCCGGATTCTCATGTTGTTCAAGAGAGAACACCGATTGCCGATGAAGGCGATGAGGtactctctatctctatctctgtATGTTCAGAGTTTTAAACTTCAATCTGAGAAAGACTACAGACTAATGACATCTCTCTCTTAAGGTGGTCGAAAGGGTTTTAGGATGGATTATGAAGATGTTCCCAGGAGGACCGTCGAAAAGAAGGACAAGCAAGCTTCTCTAATGCGTGGCTCGCTCAGTCGTGACCCTTGTTGCCATTCTGTATATCCCGGGCACAGCCATGGATTGCTTCTTCACCTTTAGTTTTGGAAGAAGTTCATTTTGGTTCTTTTGATCCtaaattttggatttcattGGATTGAGCAAAAATGGTATAGTGAGAGACACCTTGAAGAGTTCGAAATGGATAGAGACACGGAAGCTCAAACAGAGCGAGAGAGATGTTGTATGAGTGAGTTTGACTGTTTTGGACTGAATTTTGTAATTGTTGATTATATAGCCAAGTTAAAGTGTTCCTAgccaaaatataatttaccaaccaaaaaaaaaagcaacttgGATGGTTTTGGATATTACCTCGTTTAAATGGAAGACTTGATTAAACTAAATgtgcttttgagttttgataatTCCCCATGCGCAAAATAGgtattcatataaaaatatatgaaacagAAGTGTTTACCATCATCGGTTATATTGTTGCAAAAACTATTGTTTCACTCGGAAATAGTCAGGAGTTCATTTAGACGATTATTACCCACTTATAAATTAACTGATACCCAAGAGTTagaaaaatattgtatattatattgtcgatataaatttatgtatattgtCCGCATggaaatatattgtatattatattgtcgatataaatttatgtagattcgattaataatatatatatatatatatttttgtctgGTACGTGAAGTCATGCTTGaatccctatttttttttaaagtgcttcaattctttttttttgtatataaaataaatatagaaatttgttcttgtttggtttttttaaaaaaaacaaaaatattttgtaaattattgtTGGTAATTTAAATATTGTAAGATTTGCATTTTATTGGTCATGTCTTATGTGTTTGATGTTTTTATGCATGCAGAAATGAATATTCCAGAGGTTTGAAGTATTGCTGCGACTTCCATTAAAAAGCATCGCAAGATGCAGATCAGTGCGGAAAGAATGGAAACGTCTGATCGATTCGGAAAGATGGGCTGACAAGGACATTGTGTAAATGCAGAGGTTTAGCGGATGTAGGTATGGACGTGGAACCGGTATGGGTTACAGGGGCAGAGGATCCATTGCCAACCATAATAGAAGGAACAatgcttttattaaaaagggaacGTAACGTACCTGGCTGAGTAGCTATGTGATTGGACTCGCCGGAGTCCATCACCCAAGAGTTGCCAGAGGGGTCCTGCAAAGTCATGGTGCTGAACGCCTGAGGCAGAGTGGATAGCGGAGGCGTGGTTCCCATAGACTGCACTGGATAAGGAGAGTGAGCATAGTTAGCCTCACCATGTGGTCGAGAGTGAGGGTAGGAACCAGTTGATCCACGAGGGGCACCATACGACTGCGAGTAGACCGGAGGATAGGACGGAGGTGCAAAAGAGGAGGGCACTCCATACGGCGGCGGAAACGACCAGGGAGGTTGATTGTAGCCCCATGGAGGAGGATAACCGAAGTTGTTAGAGTTCCAGTTGTTACGTCCTCGTCCGCGATTGTTACGTCCGCGTCctctgttcttgttgttgttgttgtaaccACGGCCGGaattggtgttgttgttgttgtagggCTGCGAGGTGGTTTGCTGTTGCTGATTTTGGTTCGCGTAGAGAACCGTGGACAAGGAAGCGTTGGTGGTATGTTGCGCTACAGGATTAACTTGTTTGTCAAGGCACTTCTCTTCCATCAAAAGCATCGAACGAGCCTTGGTGAATGAGGGAAAGGGCGTCTGATGTTGGATAACATTGATGATGCTATCAAACTTGTCAGACAAGCCATTCAACATGTGCATTACCAGGGCTCGATCGAAACAGGTGAGTCAAGGTTAGCCAACAGATCGGAGAGAGACTTAAGTTTGTGTGTATAGTCGGTGATGCTCATATCGCCGATCTCGAGTGTGCGGAGGTCATTGTCATATTGAAGCGACCGTGCCTCCTTGTTGTCACGAAACAACTCTTCAAGCGTGAGCCATATATCACGCGCCTTGGATTTGGCTTTGAGGATGGTGTCCGGGAGTTGTTCCGACACCGTGCCATAAATCCACATTTTTACAAGCCCATCACGTTCTTTCCACTGTTTTTCATCATCAGCGGTAGGCACAGAGGAGCCATCGAGATGTCCCAAAACACCAAAACTGCTGCAGTGGGTTTCGAAGAGCTCGCGCCAGACGTCATAATTCAACTTGTTCATGTCAAGTTGGATGGGGATGTAGCCTCGAATCTGGATGATTCCAAAGGGCGTATCGGTATTGGGAGTGACGGCGGTTTGAGAGGGGCCTGTCATCGTCACCAATCatgcaaaaagaaacaaagaataaacgaagaaaagaaaacgaaggAAAGacggagaaggaagagagaggaggaggatcaAAAAAGCTTTTGAGATTAGCTacctctgataccatgtaattGTATGAATCTCCGTGAATGGAGAGTTATgtattcaacatatatatatagtgttacaTGTGATAAGGTGATATCTCTAccaaatattatgtaatatctaatataataaagtagggttACATTTTCTAAAAAGCTCTATCTATGGCACTTCTGaatcttctgtttttttaataatgttttatctCATGTTTAAAGCAATTGATAATAGGTTATAAATCATTAATGGGCCACAGAATTTTGTCGACTTCTCAAAGAAAAACCGACGGAATCTCTGAGTTCCGAATTCTCCTCTTCCTCGCCTCTCTCTTCCCCACTCCTTCCCCCTTATCTGTTCAATTCCGCGAGATTTCGAATCAGCCTAAGTCGAAGGGAATCTCGACATATCCATTCTTCCACAGCTTGATATGTGGCTACTATAAAACTGACACCTGTCCAAAAAACTTATTcaccaaaattttaactaaactaccaataaaacacatttaatcaaatacatataactcacattttaaatataaaactgaaaaaaatatttttttaattaatccacaaataagaaatttaatcatacactttaaaattaaacttttttatataataaagtaggatACCTCCTAAAACTTTCTTCCACAACTACTGTAAAACTGACACTTGTCCACAAAACTTATTCaccaaaaaattaactaaactaccaataaaacatatttaatcaaataaatataactcaCACCTTAAATGtaaaactaagaaaatatattttcaattaatccaaaaataagacatttaatcatacacttaaaattaaactttaatataaacctaaaaaaaagcttcaactAAACCATAagtaaaaacacattttatcttatacatttaactcacaatttaatataaaactgaaaaaaaaattttccaattaaaccacaaataaaacatattcattcatttaaatttaactcaccctttaatataaagctaaaaaggttcaatcaaaataataaataaaacacatttaatcatatacatttaactcaaacTTTAATATTagaactgaaataaaataaaaactattttcaattaaaccataaataaaacacattttgtcATATGAAACTAAAAAACTATTTCTAAGgaaaccacaaataaaatacattcaatcatataaatttaactcacactttaatataaaactgataaaattatttccaattaaaccatacataaatttgtaacacccgcgaaccgaaatcccggtttagagattgcatcggtcgatgcagtaggtgcatcggtcgatgcaaggtcgttTTTCTGCGGTTTGCCTTGAGTTAAACGccgcgttttgggttaggaaaacccttaattcgaggtttgtctcattagtcgtgtttagccgcttttgagacaaaagaaaagagagaaaacgttccttaagtgttcttgagtgttcttggtgttttctggagattggaagctgttcctgtagagatctgtagctgggatcgttgtaggagcttcctggaagtgttttcttgttggtttaaggttcagattcgtcttggcaaaggtaagtgcaagaccatggcttatctaagctagagaactctctaatttgcttgaTATGTGTTATTAGACTTGTTATATCATTAttttggacgttaggaagctttcttgtggcttgggatcgagttttgtggttgtacgaacgaagatccggcgagaagcttcggggaaaacacgatgctcggcattgcattggtcgatgcatatcttgcgtcggtcgatgcaagtgcgaggacgacgcgtaaaaccctagagttttcgtgttatgtcgagcatgcgtcggtcgatgcagagcgagtgtcggtcgatgcaagtgcatcacgcatcgatcgatacaaccctgtgtcggtcgatgcatccccatgtggtgtcgatcgatgcatgttggtgttggtcgatgcagagtcctggtttgttatttgttgtgtgttgattgttatttgatggttagagatgaccttattgcttgtgtgtatagcccagtagatgggaggattgccttactgagtgtttattaaatactcatgcattgtaatatgtttttgtggtgcagataaaggcaaagtgtgatcgtggaatcaaggcaataaagaggaggatgttctagtggttcacttggt comes from Camelina sativa cultivar DH55 chromosome 19, Cs, whole genome shotgun sequence and encodes:
- the LOC104767822 gene encoding uncharacterized protein LOC104767822 yields the protein MTGPSQTAVTPNTDTPFGIIQIRGYIPIQLDMNKLNYDVWRELFETHCSSFGVLGHLDGSSVPTADDEKQWKERDGLVKMWIYGTVSEQLPDTILKAKSKARDIWLTLEELFRDNKEARSLQYDNDLRTLEIGDMSITDYTHKLKSLSDLLANLDSPVSIEPW